A stretch of the Malus sylvestris chromosome 10, drMalSylv7.2, whole genome shotgun sequence genome encodes the following:
- the LOC126585797 gene encoding uncharacterized protein LOC126585797: MSAQQIASHIEDAEIYHGEALCRQKSRELLDKMCLPRGLLPLDDVVEFGYNHTSGFVWLKQKKRKEHRFRAISKTVSYDTEVMGFVEEHRMRRLSGVKSKELLIWVSISDIYVDPNSDLDKITFANGTGLSRSFPATAFGLEGEE, from the coding sequence ATGTCAGCCCAACAAATCGCGAGCCACATAGAAGACGCCGAGATCTACCACGGCGAGGCCCTGTGCAGGCAGAAGTCCCGCGAGCTGCTCGACAAAATGTGCCTACCACGTGGCCTCCTTCCCTTGGACGACGTCGTCGAGTTTGGCTACAACCACACCTCCGGCTTCGTCTGGCTCAAgcagaagaagagaaaagagcACCGCTTCCGCGCCATTTCCAAAACGGTGTCGTATGACACGGAGGTGATGGGGTTCGTGGAGGAGCACCGGATGCGGCGGCTCTCCGGGGTCAAAAGCAAAGAGCTTCTGATTTGGGTCTCCATTTCGGATATCTACGTGGACCCTAATTCGGATCTGGATAAGATCACGTTCGCTAACGGTACCGGATTGTCTAGGTCGTTCCCCGCCACGGCGTTTGGGCTTGAAGGAGAAGAGTAA
- the LOC126585796 gene encoding uncharacterized protein LOC126585796: MGFCNSQITFNCMICTFLFLLLLRTPSFSALSSSAPPPFPPSTSTSPKPHEIQHQSPPAAVPTAPTPQYRVFYIKNTPPFELDKQEQIKKHRRMRHKKNRNKKRKKTTAKKDFKTRPFSVMLPKGFIPPSGSSPCQNAYPNSVAFFCDLAPTSAKP, from the coding sequence ATGGGTTTCTGTAACAGTCAAATCACCTTCAACTGCATGATCTGcaccttcctcttccttctcctcctccgcaCCCCCTCCTTTTCCGCCCTCTCCTCCTCCGCACCCCCTCCTTTTCCGCCCTCTACCTCCACCTCACCAAAACCCCACGAAATCCAACACCAGTCCCCACCAGCCGCCGTACCCACCGCCCCCACGCCCCAATACCGAGTGTTCTACATCAAGAACACGCCGCCGTTTGAACTGGACAAACAAGAACAGATCAAGAAGCACAGAAGGATGCGGCACAAGAAGAACAGGaataagaagagaaagaagacgACGGCCAAGAAAGACTTCAAAACGCGGCCGTTCTCGGTGATGCTGCCCAAGGGTTTCATTCCGCCTTCCGGTTCGTCGCCTTGCCAGAATGCGTACCCCAACTCCGTCGCTTTCTTCTGCGACCTCGCTCCCACTTCTGCAAAACCCTAA